The genome window GTAGCTAGATtccaaaatggcaaaagttaggATTTCCTTTGATGAGGGTGTGCTAAGATAGCAGTGAAATTGTAACAGATCGTTTTTGTATTTATAACGTATACCAAATGAGTCTGTCTGTAAAAGTAATGGCTGATAAGAAAACCGTGCCAGTGAATCGGTTTTCTCCTGCTACAATGATGGCGGcctttttcattcatattttaatgaGGTTAGTATCTCTGAGACCCTCCTTCCAGGGTGGAGGAAATGCTTCCCTAAGACTACAATAGGAGTTGCTTTATTGACAAGTACTATTCAGAATCTTCATAGTATAGGAAGAAAGACTTAGTTTTATTCCACTTGTCTCAATACTTATTGCACTCTTATAATCACAACACTTTGAGGGGAGAAAAAGGCTCAATTATTCCCTGAACAGTCTTTAAGTTGAGTGAATGTAGTTCAGCTGAGTGGAATCATTTTAGACCCAATTATGTGCATTTTAATAAGTGTGTAAGTAGCTGCCATGATGCATAAGCAtcgttttctttaaaattttctcacaaGATCGGATGCTTTGATTGGCATTTtaggtcagtttttaaaaaatatttctgtaaaacGAACACTACTAGTCTCATGTTGGgtgttttcctttcttgctttcagTGAAGATTGTAACGTGGCATTTTCTGAGCTCTCTGCCTGTAACATTTCCTACTCTTTCTACTAAAGAACATTTACTTAAAAGAGCCAGCAATTACATCAAAAAGCCAGTTAGCCTTCAAAGATGTATGAAATCGGCAAGATTCACGTGTTGATCCCTAGATATAACATTTTGGCGTTAAAATAGGCACAATACTACTATATTCAAATTCCACtttcaaaatcaggaaaacaatccCGTTTGGTGGAAGGTTATCATGTGgcgactgttttttaaaaagcgtcAACCCAGGGAACAAATAATACAGCTCTCAAAAGTAAGTTGTGGGAGGTCTCGCATATTGACATCCTGATTTGCTCAAATCTTATACACTCAGGATTTTTTGCACGCAGCTCAGAACGTCaggtcagtttttttaaaaaaaaaaaaaaaaaaaaaacggtttcGAGAGTGGTCTCATCTCAACGGGAAATACTGTGGTGTGTAAAGAAGGCATCCAGGGTTCCAGAAGCGCCTTACCAATGCTCAGACCCTCTCCATTCAGTGATAGCATCGCCCCTCGGTGTTTACAGTTtgactggggaaggagagggttagggaggggggagagagaacgGATTCTTGATTAcagttagattttttaaatgaaagagccAACTCTTCACTCTGAGGTTAAAAATGCTGCTTTGTGGACACGCAGAAAGTACTATGAGCCTATTCGTATGGACCAGACAAGGAAATATACTAAAGCACACGCAGGGCAGGGAGAAACCATAATAATCATTCTGTTAACGATCTGCTTGATAAATTGTAATTTAAGAATTTACCTCTGTTTTCTAGCTTTTAAGTCCCAAGACATATTTAATCTTTCGTTTCTCAAACAGATTTTCAATTTGTCTGTTAACctatgtttttggttttatttacaaCTTACGCTGCCTAAGTGGCGCAATTAAAGGTGTAAATAAAAACGTAATCTGTGTTTTGACTGTGCGCTTTGAGCTACTTTCTTTAGGGTCTTTTGAgtgtagacttaaaaaaaaattcaaacactcaTTTTCTGAACTTGATATTTTAGCGGATAAAGGATGCTGCGGTCCACTCCAGTTTAATGAACGACTTCATTGCAGAGTGGACTGCATGGGCCTTGAAAGCAGCTCGTAATCAAATCTCCAGTCGAGTTCTGCGGGCCGAAGGAGGGATATTTTATCACGGCGCACGTGGTGGTGGCCATGGAAAGTTCATTAGTGCCGGTTTCCTTGGGCTCTTTCCTTTTCTACAGAGTTCGCTCTTTGCCGGGCCTGGGGGGTGGCGGGAGTGACGCTCGAGTGGCTTCGGCTGGAAGCAGGGCTAAGCGCAGAGGCGCGCCGCACGGCCCGCCCGAGCCCCGCGGCCGGACGGCAGGGAGGGGCGCGGGGAGCCTTTGTGCGCCCGGAGCGCGCATGTGAATGCCGCGCGCTCGCCGGCACCGGAAGGGTTCACACTGCGTCTGAAAGGGGACAATGGAGGCTGGATAGATCAACATCGGCGAAATCGCGTTCATTTGTGATTCAGTCCCTTTCACCATGGTTGTCATGCAAACTTCCTACTTTGATCAGCAGAGGGTGGAGAGGCAGAAAAAGCCCGCCGAGGCCGGGGCCGCGGCGCGTCCGCGGCGCCCTTGGCGGGTCCCCGCCCCCTTCCGGAAGGAGCCGCGGGGACGCAGCATATCCTGCACCTTGACCTGTCTAGACGGCCCCCGAGTTTTTGTCCCGGTTACCAAGGGCGAGGGGTGCTCTTTGACCCCCGCGCGGGGCGGAGGTGGTGGCCGAAGGGCCCTCCGAATCCTCGCCGGATTCCGGAGGGAGAGGGGCGCGCGGAGACGGGGGCACCAGCTGTTCCAGAGACACAGCGCAGCCGCGCCTGCGAGAGGGGCGACTCGGTCCGCCTGGCTTTTCCCTGCCCCCGGGCCCGAGCGGCCGCCGAGGGGCCACGGCGCGCGGGGCCGCGGCTGCGGAGCGCGAGGCCCGGCCTGCGCCCGGCTCGGGATGCGCCGGAGGAGAGACCCGAGCGCTCTCTCcggctctgtctgtctgtctgtctgtctgtctcttgcAAGTAGATAGATGATAACAGCCATTACCTGTGCTTAAGGCCTTATTCTGCATGTTCCATGACTTTCCAAAATTATCACCTGTAGAAGTATAGTTTCTAGCTTGAAGAGAAGTGTTTTCTTCTGTCCACTTTCGAACAGAGGCACTTTTTAAAGACCAGAATTTAGGCTAACCCCTTAAATTGTGTAAATAATAGAACTGTGCACATGTTGTATCAGGACAGGAATACTGTTTGGGGGATGGGGTGTGCTACCACGTGCATTCAGGGGAAGGTCTTTTAAATAAGACCAACGTTAAGTCGAGTTTCCTCCCCTTTTTGGCTTTTCTCCACAGATTCCCTTAGCCCAGTCGGAGGCATTCCTCACAGACCTCTTGGATAAAGTGTGTGAGCGAACGAATGACTACAAGCTCGAAGAAGACCCCGTGACTAAGGAGAAGACTTTCAAGAGATTTGCTCCAAGGAAAGGaggcaaaatatacaaagaattttaaaaattctatttttattctgatgCTTACAGACATTTGAAATTCGCGGTAAGCTGTCTTCTTCGCAGAGGAATTCCGTACTCCATGAACATgtttttggtacttttttttttttttttttttttgctgtttgtttgggtttttgtggaGTTTCAAGGCATGCCCATTAAAATGTTATCTATTAGCTTTGTTGTCCTGCTGCTTTCTCAGTGTTAACTGCGCACTTAGTGACCTGCCTTTTGAGACACCTAGGGGCTGTGGTATTTCATCTCCGTGGAGACAGTTAAGTGATATTTTCCAGAAAGTGCGTTACAAATCCCAGTGACTTGGAGGCACAGTTTGCATGTTGCTTTGCTCCTGGGGGCGGTTGGGGAAAGGACTCAGTCCGTCCCCGTGCCCGGGGAAGGTCTCTTACAAGTTCCCACGTCAGGAATCAGGGACTGTGGTTCCGAGGTTAAAATCCAAGTTAAAATGAATGccgttttcaaatatttatagcCACACGATGGAGGGAGAGTGAcacacatcactttttttttccccaaggctcaacagaagagagagaattttttttttcctgagttcatTCAAGTATTTTAGCACAAACTCAGTTAAACAAAGGCTTAGTGTGATAGTTGGCTTTATGCCACATTTCCTCCCATCGTAATGTTTATTTCACGTGAATGCTGGCCTCTGGCTCTCTAGAATGCGCCTGGCAAAATATACAGCAAGAGATTTCACGTTACTTAATGCTATTGAGTCAGACCAAGTGATGGGAAAGCCCGTTTGAGAAATGTCTTCGGTTCACACGTTGGCCAAAATGTCAGGCCTGCTGAACCCCTGGTATGAGGGCTGCAGCTGACTTTTgaagatttcattttaattaaaaagtcaagGCAATAATTCAGGGCTAAAAGTACTGTAGAGTGGGAATCACAGTGAGGAAGTGTGTTTGTATCTCACAGGTCTTCCATAAATATGTAATAgtggaatttaaatattttaaaatgccacttaaaaaattttagcttCTCACTTAATGAACTCGGAAAATGAGTTACTAGTCTCCAGCGAACACTCTTTACCGTCACAGTTCCTAAGCTTGTGCTTCTCCAATGCAGACACACGCTCCAGTCAGAATTTAAGATTTTGGGGTGCGTGGGTACCTTTGAGCTCCTTCTTCTCTGAAATGTcagacttggggtggggggaagcaaagagaaattatggaTGGATCTCTTAAGTGGTATGAAGAGAAACTTTCCTGCGTAACTGAAAAGCCCCGTTATCCCGAGTGCAGTTGAAGATGCACTTGTGTTTTGGTTGCTGAGAAAAAGCTTAATTATTTTCACACTTCAGACCCTGTTTTAAAACCACAGAATGGATTATTATGTTAAATCTAAAGGAAACTGGTTTAACCATTTCAAGGAGGCGTGTTCTCTAAAGTTTCAAAACAAACGAACAGACAAAAAACCCGAAGACTTTCAGCTCCATACGTAGGAGCTCCAGCCCTCCTGTTCCTTGCATTCCATTCCAGTTTGAGGAAGAGGAACAGATACAAAGAACCATTTTCCTGCCTCACCCTCGTCTTTCAACACGACTAATCAGTTAGCCAAGTCTCAGGAAAATGACGCAATTAACATTCTGGGAAGAGGGTTAATCCAGTGCAGTGATGTCTTAAACCAAAAGGGCTAATAAAAATGGACCACCTTGGtaacatgattttatatttttagctaaTAAAACTGTGACATGTCCTTCCTAACCAGATGTCCTGTGAGTGCATATCTATCCACATATGTTGTTATTCTGTTTGTACAGAGTGAAGCTGTAATGGAAGAGTACGAAGACGAAATATTCTCACTCATCGCCCGGGAAGCACACTACCTCGCTGACAAGCTGTGCGGTGAAAGACCAGGTACTGTGTCTGATGTAGCGTGCGCCCTCTCCCTGGCCCACCCCTCTCTTGGGCTCAGCACTGcagcgtctttttttttttttttcaaaccaagCCTCGCTGTCTCCCTGCCACTGACGGGGTCTCCACTGAATCCGAAACGACGCCATGTgagagaaagcaaacaaacaaacctcaggGCTATGAGGCCTTGCTGGTTGCACTTCTCCTCGACAtttgaaaggaatttaaaaatgcttGATTTCCAGTTGGGAAGGAGCACAGCTGCACGAATCCAAGAATCCAAAGcgtttctctttttaaacttttagagCTGGGTTCTCCATCCTGGAGCAGGGAAGGAGAATCCCTTTATGACTTGTGTACTTACCTCCACCAACAGAAAGTAGGATCTTTCTTTAGTAAGAAATTTCAAACgtctctctgtttgtttatttggcgctggatttttttttttcaagttcctttCCCGGCATACctacttcttaaaaatttttttctggtagaGGGTGGAAAATAATACTTGATTCATATTGTTAAACACACACGTGCATACGCGCAATAAGAAGCTAGAAAACACTgccagaagtttattttctatatacagAGTTGAAACACAGGGCCACCCTGACCCGACCCTCCATTTGGTTGAACACACACCTTTTGGTCTGTATCACGttgatacttttaaaatacatttacaagAATGTAGTACAAGTCGTACATTCTTTTCAGATAtctttgaaagaatgaatgtgatATATGAAGACACTGATGGAAAGCTGGGGGAAGTACTTTGATGCATTTATGGAAGCTTGAGATGTTTAGCATTCGGCAATTGTTTATAATAAAGTATAGTACACCTGCAGCCATAGGATCAAATTTAGTGCTGAAGTCCTTAAAATAACAGTTACTGTGATTAGAAGATAAATATTTGTCATCCAAAGTTACTGAACAAGAAGGTAACAAATTTCCATCAACATGATGACGTTTTCTTACTCTGAGTAGATAATGGGGTTGTTCTCTGTTTAAAATCCAGTTTAGTTGGGAATTTGAAGAAGAGTACGGTGAAATGATATAGTCGGGATATAGCCAGGAATTCAAGAGCTTTTTCCATTGATTTTGATAATGTACTGTCGTAACTTGTGAAAGTCACGTAAATAAGTGCATAGTCACAATTTcccaaagaaattattttggaagGTTTTCAAGCTATTCAGAGGTGACTGTGTGCGTTAAGATGTAAGCAAAAATGTAACGATGTGGAGAATAttagttttcctgttttttcctcATAAAGGATTTGGGCTTGTTATAATCATCTATGGTAAATGCAAATCATTTGCTGTATGAACACCTGCTCAAATATTACAAAAGTCTCAAGAAAGTTTCACTAACTCTTTATGGCAGTAGTTGCCTCAGATAATAAGATTCTGCGGAAAGACTCTGTTCCCAAATGCAGCAATCTGGCTTAATTTCGATAATATTAACTAtctcttttcattccttctgcatatttataattagaaataaaaactaatattatCCTAAAGAAAATACAAGCATAAACTTAGGAGATGTGCAATATTACTagtgtaaaataaaacatgatcaaATAATTCTTAATAGcatcgatttttaaaaaattgattaagGCTCACACTGTAAACGTAAGTATCAGTGCCC of Physeter macrocephalus isolate SW-GA chromosome 5, ASM283717v5, whole genome shotgun sequence contains these proteins:
- the CNPY1 gene encoding LOW QUALITY PROTEIN: protein canopy homolog 1 (The sequence of the model RefSeq protein was modified relative to this genomic sequence to represent the inferred CDS: deleted 1 base in 1 codon; substituted 1 base at 1 genomic stop codon), giving the protein MDEVEYDVTKARQKKTKVGSFRINPDGSQERRKIPLAQSEAFLTDLLDKVCERTNDYKLEEDPVTKEKTFKRFAPRKGGKIYKEFXKFYFYSDAYRHLKFASEAVMEEYEDEIFSLIAREAHYLADKLCGERPGLCETSTNHTEL